The Brachyspira hyodysenteriae ATCC 27164 genome includes a window with the following:
- the dnaX gene encoding DNA polymerase III subunit gamma/tau, with protein sequence MAENYKVIARKYRPQTFEEVIGQEHITKTISKSIAQKKIAHAYLFSGAHGVGKTSLARIIAKALNCVNGPTDKPCGVCPSCTQIENGTPLDVIEIDGASNRGIENIRTIIENVRISPVAGKYKVYIIDEVHQITNEAFNALLKTLEEPPAHVVFILATTEAERVLPTIRSRCQQYTFKSLGIEDLEKILKGILDKENIKYDEEAIFLIAKQARGSVRDSETILEKMIAYTTDKKYITSADVNAVVGGNNFSFVKGFFDIMIEGDKRKYFEFVKKLFEEAVDPRTFINSIIEYIRVVLMIKSGIDDIKLLEITENERDDLKTFANHYNDDEIERILDYILSVEERIRSASNTRTIFEMRMLLLLNTDNLIRPVDIISSNMQSVSSVSVNEDYGFESVSSSNNSAVNNSSAVNQPKPQYDVPLNPNDKRRIFYNKILSFIESESPTIYSLLSQGNPIESKGAVLIVALPDHIYDMTQTDKRINDLVAKAIPHFTKNKDVAIQFQKAVEGNMIDKLKSKLQATEVDESSL encoded by the coding sequence ATGGCTGAAAACTATAAGGTAATAGCAAGAAAATACCGTCCTCAAACTTTTGAAGAAGTTATAGGACAGGAACATATCACTAAAACAATATCAAAAAGTATAGCTCAGAAAAAAATAGCTCATGCATATCTTTTTTCTGGTGCTCATGGTGTAGGTAAAACCTCTCTTGCTAGAATTATAGCTAAAGCATTAAACTGTGTTAATGGCCCTACTGATAAGCCTTGCGGAGTTTGTCCTTCTTGTACTCAAATAGAAAATGGTACTCCTCTTGATGTTATAGAAATTGACGGCGCCAGCAATAGAGGTATAGAGAATATAAGAACTATTATAGAAAATGTAAGAATATCTCCGGTTGCTGGAAAATATAAAGTATATATCATAGACGAGGTGCATCAGATAACTAATGAAGCTTTTAATGCACTTCTTAAAACTTTAGAAGAGCCTCCTGCTCATGTAGTTTTCATACTTGCTACTACAGAAGCTGAAAGGGTACTTCCTACTATAAGAAGCCGTTGTCAGCAATATACTTTTAAATCTCTTGGTATAGAAGACTTAGAAAAAATATTAAAAGGCATACTTGATAAAGAAAATATTAAATATGATGAAGAAGCAATTTTCTTAATAGCTAAGCAGGCCAGAGGTTCTGTACGCGACAGTGAAACTATACTTGAGAAAATGATAGCCTACACTACAGATAAAAAGTATATAACTAGTGCAGATGTTAATGCTGTTGTCGGAGGAAATAATTTTTCTTTTGTCAAAGGTTTTTTTGATATTATGATTGAAGGTGATAAAAGAAAATATTTTGAATTTGTAAAGAAATTATTTGAAGAGGCAGTTGATCCGAGAACTTTTATTAACAGCATAATAGAGTATATACGTGTTGTGCTTATGATAAAAAGCGGTATTGATGATATAAAATTATTAGAGATAACTGAAAATGAGAGAGATGATTTAAAGACTTTTGCTAATCATTATAATGATGATGAAATAGAGAGAATACTTGATTATATATTATCTGTTGAAGAGCGTATAAGAAGTGCTTCGAATACTAGAACTATATTTGAAATGCGTATGCTTTTACTTCTTAATACTGATAATTTGATTCGTCCTGTTGATATAATATCTTCAAATATGCAGTCTGTTTCTTCTGTTTCTGTTAATGAAGATTATGGATTTGAAAGTGTAAGCAGCAGCAATAATTCTGCTGTTAATAATTCTTCAGCAGTAAATCAGCCTAAACCTCAATATGATGTTCCTTTGAATCCAAACGATAAGAGAAGAATATTCTATAATAAAATACTTTCATTTATAGAGTCAGAAAGCCCTACTATATACTCTTTATTATCTCAAGGAAACCCTATAGAAAGTAAAGGTGCTGTTTTAATAGTGGCATTACCGGATCATATATATGATATGACTCAGACAGATAAACGCATAAATGATTTAGTGGCAAAAGCTATACCTCATTTCACTAAGAATAAAGATGTGGCTATACAATTTCAGAAGGCAGTTGAAGGAAACATGATAGATAAATTAAAGAGCAAATTGCAGGCTACAGAGGTAGATGAAAGTTCTTTATAA
- a CDS encoding pseudouridine synthase has protein sequence MKKQQNEEAVRLVKVILESGFASRRNCEKAIMSGRVRVNNQVILDPAYRVKEDDSVSIDRELIKRQTKRYMALYKPIGVVSTTKYLPGRRIITEFFKGIKERLFYAGRLDSESRGIMIITNDGEFANIITHPSYEILKVYDVTVNGKIDSEALLNASKGITIKNVSYSPFKFKILSKGRIQSKIRLTINEGKNREIRKIFDHLGYKVIDLERISVGCVSKYDEVSGTLEAGHIRDLTKKEIDFFFKQKDKKLKDIESIFENIPDDIDDIEDENYEDSILNSSNNDKEEKKKVHDKSKWAKAKPKKKRLVTKKSSTFKGKMQKKSSKSEFSENRKDKKLTSKKNNKSINKKSTRKADFKSNKR, from the coding sequence ATGAAAAAGCAACAAAATGAAGAAGCTGTTAGGCTTGTAAAGGTTATATTAGAATCCGGTTTTGCAAGCAGAAGAAACTGCGAGAAGGCTATAATGTCGGGAAGAGTTAGGGTAAATAATCAGGTTATACTCGATCCTGCTTATAGAGTTAAAGAAGATGATTCTGTTTCTATTGACAGAGAATTAATAAAAAGACAGACTAAAAGGTATATGGCATTATACAAACCTATAGGTGTTGTAAGCACTACAAAATATTTACCTGGAAGAAGAATCATCACAGAATTTTTCAAAGGTATTAAAGAAAGGCTTTTTTATGCTGGAAGGCTTGACTCCGAATCAAGAGGTATAATGATAATAACAAATGACGGAGAGTTTGCTAATATCATTACTCATCCTTCATACGAAATTTTAAAAGTTTATGATGTTACTGTTAATGGCAAAATAGATTCTGAAGCTCTTTTGAATGCAAGCAAAGGTATAACAATTAAAAATGTTTCATATTCGCCTTTTAAATTTAAAATTTTATCAAAGGGCAGAATACAAAGTAAAATACGCTTAACTATAAACGAAGGAAAAAACAGAGAGATAAGAAAGATATTCGATCACCTTGGATATAAAGTTATAGATTTGGAGAGAATTTCCGTAGGCTGTGTAAGCAAATACGATGAAGTTTCCGGAACTTTAGAGGCTGGTCATATAAGAGATTTAACTAAAAAAGAGATAGATTTCTTCTTCAAACAAAAAGATAAAAAATTAAAAGATATTGAAAGTATATTTGAAAATATTCCTGATGATATAGATGATATAGAAGATGAAAATTATGAAGATAGTATTTTAAATAGCAGTAACAACGATAAAGAAGAAAAGAAAAAAGTTCATGATAAATCGAAATGGGCTAAGGCTAAGCCAAAGAAAAAAAGATTAGTTACAAAAAAGTCTTCTACATTTAAAGGAAAAATGCAGAAGAAAAGTAGTAAATCTGAATTTTCTGAAAATAGAAAAGATAAAAAACTTACAAGCAAAAAAAATAATAAATCAATTAATAAAAAAAGTACTAGGAAAGCAGATTTTAAATCTAATAAACGCTAG
- a CDS encoding leucine-rich repeat domain-containing protein, translating into MTDNDFHKLIKWAKKNKIYHISSMTKKRITSLKELNLSNLDIEKIPIEIFKLTNIEKLYLSLNYIEKIPKQIKNLKKLKVLDISANNIKILPKEVFYLTMLEYLNISNNYIDKIDEYIEKLINLKELDISSCNISYLPDGIFKLYNIEFLDISYNKIKKIDRQIKNLENLEELILDSNKLEKIPKEINDLKKLKILSIF; encoded by the coding sequence ATGACGGATAATGATTTTCATAAATTAATTAAATGGGCTAAAAAAAATAAAATATATCATATTTCAAGTATGACTAAAAAAAGAATAACTTCATTAAAAGAATTAAATTTAAGCAATTTAGACATTGAAAAAATACCTATAGAAATTTTTAAACTTACAAATATAGAAAAGCTATATTTATCTTTAAACTATATAGAAAAAATACCAAAACAAATAAAAAACTTAAAAAAACTTAAAGTACTTGATATATCTGCTAATAATATAAAGATTCTTCCTAAAGAAGTATTTTATTTAACAATGCTTGAATATTTGAATATATCTAATAATTATATTGATAAAATTGATGAATATATAGAAAAGCTTATAAACTTAAAAGAACTAGACATAAGCAGCTGTAATATATCTTATCTTCCTGACGGCATATTCAAATTATATAATATTGAATTCCTTGATATATCCTACAATAAAATAAAAAAGATAGACAGGCAAATAAAAAATTTAGAAAATTTAGAAGAACTTATTCTTGATTCAAACAAGTTAGAAAAAATACCAAAAGAGATAAATGATTTAAAAAAATTAAAGATATTGTCAATCTTTTAA
- a CDS encoding RluA family pseudouridine synthase: MNLENKNGIDAEEIEDDEIDLNNSDNKKSFIITEDDIGKRLDTFISEKLNITRSQVKNYLTSIIVNGIEKKLSYSLKLNDNIIIDSENIFKEKTDTANPIPENIDLDILYEDKYLLVINKPAGMSVHCSPSEMSGTLVNALLYKIKDFDFVGNKERAGIIHRLDKDTSGLMIIGKNANIVSSIQEQFKNRTIKKIYHAIVVGVLKDNYLEINLPIGRHHVYRKKMTVREDGKEALTHIKVLKRFNSHTLIEINLKTGRTHQIRVHSSYKGFPVAGDKIYSKSFSKYSGLMLVAKKIEFMHPITKELLDFEIDYPDYFTNFLYSDNI; encoded by the coding sequence ATGAATTTAGAAAATAAAAACGGAATTGATGCAGAAGAAATCGAAGATGATGAAATTGATTTAAATAATTCTGATAATAAAAAATCATTCATTATAACAGAAGATGATATAGGAAAAAGATTAGATACATTTATAAGCGAAAAATTAAATATTACTAGAAGCCAAGTAAAAAATTATTTAACTTCTATAATTGTTAATGGCATAGAAAAAAAATTATCATATTCTCTCAAATTAAATGATAATATAATAATTGATTCAGAAAACATCTTTAAAGAAAAAACAGATACAGCAAATCCAATACCTGAAAATATTGATTTAGATATACTTTACGAAGATAAATATTTACTTGTAATAAATAAGCCTGCAGGTATGAGTGTTCATTGTTCTCCTTCTGAAATGAGCGGAACTTTAGTTAATGCACTTCTTTATAAAATAAAAGATTTTGATTTTGTTGGAAATAAAGAGAGAGCTGGAATTATACATAGACTTGATAAAGATACTTCAGGACTTATGATTATAGGAAAAAATGCTAATATAGTATCAAGTATTCAGGAACAATTTAAAAACAGAACTATAAAAAAGATTTATCATGCAATTGTTGTAGGCGTACTAAAAGATAATTATTTAGAGATTAATCTGCCTATAGGAAGGCATCATGTATATAGAAAAAAAATGACTGTAAGAGAAGATGGTAAAGAAGCTCTTACTCATATAAAAGTTTTAAAAAGATTTAATTCCCATACTCTTATAGAAATTAATCTTAAAACAGGCAGAACCCATCAAATAAGAGTGCATTCATCATATAAAGGCTTTCCTGTAGCGGGAGATAAAATATATTCTAAAAGTTTTTCTAAATATTCAGGGCTTATGCTAGTTGCCAAAAAAATCGAGTTTATGCATCCTATAACTAAAGAATTATTAGACTTTGAAATAGATTATCCTGATTATTTCACAAATTTCTTATACTCTGATAATATATAA
- the lspA gene encoding signal peptidase II: protein MIKLNTIKEEIKQKKIYFLTAMLIFIADTISKYFIDKYLQETIIKRVIGDILIFIYTRNYGVSFGFLNNVPETIQHIIPELLKVIVFIAMIIIFFIMISINVKKQKLSMIGFTMVLGGAMGNLVDRIMRGYVTDFISMGFNETIRFPYNYNIADASITIGICIIAIGVFFFKEDFDKKKNIESNNNTENN from the coding sequence ATGATAAAATTAAATACAATTAAAGAAGAAATAAAACAGAAAAAAATATATTTTTTGACAGCTATGCTAATTTTTATAGCTGATACAATATCTAAATATTTTATAGATAAATATTTGCAGGAAACTATAATTAAAAGAGTAATAGGAGATATATTAATATTTATATATACAAGAAATTACGGAGTATCTTTCGGATTTCTGAATAATGTTCCTGAAACAATTCAGCATATAATACCTGAATTATTAAAAGTTATAGTATTTATAGCCATGATTATAATTTTCTTTATAATGATTTCTATCAATGTAAAAAAACAAAAATTATCTATGATAGGTTTTACTATGGTTCTTGGAGGAGCTATGGGAAATTTAGTTGATAGAATTATGAGAGGATATGTTACAGATTTTATAAGCATGGGTTTTAATGAAACTATAAGATTTCCTTATAATTATAATATTGCTGATGCCTCTATAACAATAGGTATATGTATTATAGCAATAGGAGTATTCTTTTTCAAAGAAGATTTTGATAAAAAGAAAAATATAGAATCTAACAATAATACAGAAAATAATTAA
- the rfaE1 gene encoding D-glycero-beta-D-manno-heptose-7-phosphate kinase has translation MDLKDKAQKILDAKVLVIGDLMLDRFTYGDVIRISPEAPVPILHVKNEESYLGGAGNVARNISALIGNSNSDNIFMIGVIGKDKSADIIMENINYANISSKGIVIDDTRSTITKTRIVAGTQQIVRIDEEDTSPFSSNIVKNIEKAFMDNVDNYNVVIISDYNKGVITKQLSKKIIDTCNKKNKPVLVDPAIKHFSFYKKATLMTPNLKEAVEGAESKAPFYEFDAKAIKVLGENIIKKLSLSKLMITLGANGMALFDKDIKLKDKNIPYIIPTKAKSVFDVSGAGDTVISVLAMCLSVGLSFKESSEIANAAAGVVVGKRGTSTLSLKELIDVL, from the coding sequence ATGGACTTAAAAGATAAGGCCCAAAAAATATTAGATGCCAAAGTTCTTGTTATAGGCGATTTAATGCTTGACAGATTTACTTACGGAGATGTTATAAGAATATCACCTGAAGCACCAGTTCCAATACTTCATGTAAAGAATGAAGAGAGTTATTTAGGAGGTGCTGGAAATGTGGCTAGAAATATATCCGCTTTGATTGGAAATAGTAATAGTGATAATATATTTATGATAGGTGTAATTGGAAAAGATAAATCTGCAGATATCATAATGGAAAATATAAATTATGCTAATATATCATCAAAAGGAATTGTAATAGATGATACAAGATCTACTATAACAAAAACTAGAATAGTTGCTGGAACTCAGCAGATAGTTCGTATAGATGAAGAAGATACAAGTCCATTTTCTTCTAATATAGTAAAGAATATAGAAAAAGCATTTATGGATAATGTAGATAACTATAATGTTGTTATAATAAGTGATTATAATAAGGGAGTAATTACAAAACAATTATCAAAAAAGATAATAGATACCTGCAATAAAAAAAATAAGCCTGTATTAGTTGATCCTGCTATAAAACATTTTTCATTTTATAAGAAAGCTACTCTTATGACTCCTAATTTAAAAGAAGCTGTAGAAGGTGCAGAAAGTAAAGCCCCTTTTTATGAATTTGATGCAAAAGCTATAAAAGTTTTAGGAGAAAATATTATTAAAAAATTAAGTTTATCAAAATTAATGATAACTTTGGGAGCTAATGGAATGGCTCTATTTGATAAAGACATAAAACTTAAAGATAAAAATATTCCTTATATAATACCTACAAAGGCAAAGAGCGTATTTGATGTTTCAGGTGCTGGTGATACTGTTATATCTGTACTTGCTATGTGTTTATCAGTTGGTTTATCATTTAAAGAATCTTCTGAAATTGCTAATGCTGCAGCTGGAGTTGTGGTAGGTAAGAGGGGAACTTCTACTTTAAGTTTGAAAGAATTAATTGATGTACTATAG
- a CDS encoding GNAT family N-acetyltransferase produces MQIRKTTVNDIDKILEIFDYARKFMAENNNANQWINGYPGKKDVESDIKNDSSYVCLEDNGDIIGTFSFAIGEDENYDKIYNGNWLNDKEYGTIHRIAVMGGRKGVASFCLNYCLNICSNIRIDTHKDNIPMLNFLKKEGFKQCGNIILKLNGGERIAFQKTV; encoded by the coding sequence ATGCAGATAAGAAAAACTACAGTTAATGATATTGATAAAATTTTGGAAATATTTGATTATGCAAGAAAGTTCATGGCAGAAAATAATAATGCTAATCAATGGATTAACGGATATCCAGGAAAGAAAGATGTTGAATCAGATATAAAAAATGACAGCAGTTATGTATGCTTAGAGGACAATGGAGATATAATTGGTACATTTTCTTTTGCTATAGGAGAAGATGAGAATTATGATAAAATATATAATGGTAATTGGCTTAATGATAAAGAATACGGTACTATACATAGAATAGCTGTGATGGGAGGAAGAAAAGGAGTTGCTTCATTTTGTCTTAATTATTGTTTAAATATATGCAGCAATATTAGAATAGATACTCACAAAGATAATATACCTATGCTTAACTTTCTTAAAAAAGAAGGTTTCAAACAATGCGGAAATATAATTTTAAAATTGAACGGCGGAGAGAGAATAGCATTTCAAAAAACTGTTTAA
- the trmD gene encoding tRNA (guanosine(37)-N1)-methyltransferase TrmD translates to MIIDILTLFPKFYESTTSFGVISMALNEKKIDLNIEDMRVYGEGNYKKCDDYPYGGGPGMIMTYNIFKKYFDNHKKGYTVIFSPSGKTLTQQKIKELADKEHITMILGHYEGIDYRVEEKYADEALSIGDYVLSGGEIPALLLLDAIARYKGVMNNEESVISDTFEENSNGLLEYEQYTRPPEIDNMKVPEILLSGNHKNINEYRRKRSIIKTFENRADLFSKINLSKKDIETIFEYLKENNNK, encoded by the coding sequence ATGATAATAGACATTCTTACACTTTTTCCAAAATTTTATGAAAGCACCACTTCTTTTGGTGTTATATCAATGGCTCTCAATGAAAAAAAAATAGATTTAAATATTGAAGATATGAGAGTATACGGAGAAGGCAATTATAAAAAATGCGATGATTATCCTTATGGCGGCGGACCTGGAATGATTATGACTTATAATATTTTTAAAAAATATTTTGACAATCATAAAAAAGGATATACTGTTATTTTTTCGCCATCAGGAAAAACTCTCACTCAGCAAAAAATAAAAGAGTTAGCAGATAAAGAGCATATAACAATGATACTAGGTCATTATGAGGGAATAGATTACAGAGTTGAAGAGAAATATGCAGATGAGGCTTTGAGTATAGGCGATTATGTATTAAGCGGAGGAGAGATACCTGCCCTTTTATTACTAGACGCTATTGCAAGATATAAAGGCGTTATGAATAATGAAGAGTCTGTAATAAGCGATACATTTGAAGAAAATAGCAATGGACTTTTAGAATATGAACAGTATACAAGACCGCCTGAAATAGATAATATGAAAGTACCTGAAATACTTCTTTCAGGAAATCATAAAAATATTAATGAGTACAGAAGAAAAAGAAGCATTATAAAAACTTTTGAAAATAGAGCGGATTTATTTTCAAAAATTAATCTTAGTAAAAAAGATATAGAAACTATTTTTGAATATTTAAAAGAAAATAATAATAAATAA
- a CDS encoding PepSY-like domain-containing protein, which translates to MKKIIYTILTLSILSIYAYCGSVALSEVPDEAIAFADKYFADYYLFRATEMGGSYTLIFKGGLKIYVNSYGEWRNVSGGGEEISIAYVEDKVQSAIKKEFPDEKVVNIQKNRKNYSIEFKSRKKIVVDFEGNITKKGRG; encoded by the coding sequence ATGAAAAAAATAATATATACAATATTAACTTTATCTATACTATCAATATATGCTTACTGCGGTTCTGTAGCTTTAAGTGAAGTACCAGATGAAGCTATAGCATTTGCCGACAAATATTTTGCTGATTATTATTTATTTAGGGCCACTGAAATGGGAGGTTCTTATACTTTAATATTTAAAGGCGGACTTAAAATATATGTTAATTCATATGGAGAATGGAGAAATGTAAGCGGAGGCGGAGAAGAAATATCTATCGCATACGTAGAAGATAAAGTTCAAAGTGCTATTAAAAAAGAATTTCCTGATGAAAAAGTTGTAAATATACAAAAAAATAGAAAAAATTATAGTATAGAGTTCAAAAGCAGAAAAAAAATAGTTGTAGATTTTGAAGGAAATATCACTAAAAAAGGAAGAGGTTAA
- a CDS encoding methyl-accepting chemotaxis protein, giving the protein MRKKINSLSIQIPIVVNIFIALLLIISIATLVHMSKTAIDKASYDGFATTIKGYSTFFDSLIENQLILSDTYASFSSVINYMEYRNPEDEAILIDSMKLVGGKNPYAKSLSLTEINGTIINNSEGNNADVGKKVSDLYPDLWRRYDPVRKPTLADAIYKDKDGKWITAIIAPVHSKIDNRYLGGLLIVVDWQKVIDEISITAGEVLTHWIRLWVFNKDTLLVMHNVPSEVGKLAPVEIKTIVNNTEGKLEFQNDGMTKVCLYNSLKDQPWKVGFSMPLSFIEQQSSRILLIGIIIGIVGIILSSIIGFLYIKNLISPLKVLVEEAEEMSRGQFVLRKFKFKRNEIGDIAYSFKNMRDAMVKIINEVNQTSEKINNAASSLAQGSDDLSARTDAQASSLEETASAIEEMASTIKSSADHSVEGNDMMIASKKAVENGASVITETTRNIEEVYESSEKIKSITKTIEDIAFQTNILALNASVEAARAGDQGRGFAVVASEVRNLAQNSQSSAKDITLLIENIYEKINKSAETARESQAIFNDIQSKIDGTAKIMQEISTTAVEQQTGVDQVNIAVSKIDGITQQNAALVDETTNYARELLEQSENLKSIMTFFKMD; this is encoded by the coding sequence ATGAGAAAAAAAATTAATAGTTTAAGTATACAAATACCTATTGTAGTTAATATTTTTATAGCATTGCTTTTAATTATTTCCATAGCAACTTTAGTACATATGTCTAAAACAGCAATAGATAAAGCTTCATATGACGGATTTGCAACTACAATAAAAGGATATTCTACTTTCTTTGATTCATTAATTGAAAATCAGTTAATCCTGTCAGACACTTATGCTTCTTTTTCTTCTGTAATAAATTATATGGAATACAGAAATCCTGAAGATGAAGCTATTCTTATAGATTCTATGAAATTAGTTGGTGGAAAAAATCCTTATGCTAAAAGCCTATCTTTAACAGAAATTAATGGAACTATAATAAATAATTCAGAAGGCAATAATGCTGATGTAGGTAAAAAAGTATCTGATTTATATCCGGATTTATGGAGAAGATATGATCCTGTAAGAAAACCTACTTTAGCAGATGCTATATATAAAGATAAAGATGGTAAATGGATTACCGCTATAATTGCTCCTGTACATTCAAAAATAGATAATCGTTATCTAGGAGGTTTATTAATTGTAGTAGACTGGCAGAAAGTTATAGATGAAATATCAATAACTGCTGGTGAAGTACTTACACATTGGATAAGATTATGGGTATTTAACAAAGATACTTTACTTGTAATGCATAATGTACCAAGCGAAGTTGGTAAATTAGCTCCTGTAGAAATAAAAACAATAGTTAATAACACTGAAGGAAAATTAGAATTCCAAAATGATGGTATGACTAAAGTATGTTTATATAATTCTCTTAAAGATCAGCCTTGGAAAGTTGGTTTTTCTATGCCTTTAAGCTTCATTGAACAGCAAAGCAGCAGAATATTATTGATAGGAATTATAATAGGAATTGTTGGTATAATATTAAGTTCTATCATAGGATTCTTATATATCAAAAATCTTATCAGTCCTTTGAAAGTACTTGTAGAAGAAGCTGAGGAAATGTCTAGAGGACAATTTGTACTTAGAAAGTTTAAATTCAAAAGAAATGAAATTGGTGATATAGCATATTCATTTAAAAATATGAGAGATGCTATGGTAAAAATTATTAATGAAGTTAATCAGACCTCAGAAAAAATTAATAATGCTGCTTCTAGTTTAGCTCAGGGAAGTGATGATTTATCTGCTAGAACAGATGCTCAGGCTTCTAGTCTTGAAGAAACTGCTTCTGCCATAGAAGAGATGGCTTCTACAATTAAATCATCAGCAGATCACTCTGTAGAGGGAAATGATATGATGATAGCTTCCAAAAAGGCTGTTGAAAATGGAGCAAGTGTTATTACTGAAACCACTAGAAACATAGAAGAAGTTTATGAATCAAGCGAGAAAATTAAAAGCATTACAAAAACAATAGAAGATATAGCATTCCAAACTAATATACTTGCTTTGAATGCTTCTGTTGAGGCAGCAAGAGCTGGAGATCAGGGAAGAGGTTTTGCTGTAGTAGCTTCTGAAGTTAGAAACTTAGCACAAAACTCACAGTCATCAGCTAAAGACATAACTTTACTTATAGAAAACATATACGAAAAGATTAATAAATCTGCTGAAACTGCAAGAGAATCACAGGCTATATTTAATGATATACAATCTAAGATAGACGGCACAGCAAAAATAATGCAGGAGATAAGTACTACAGCAGTAGAACAGCAAACAGGTGTTGATCAAGTAAATATAGCAGTTTCTAAAATAGATGGAATAACTCAGCAAAATGCTGCTTTAGTAGATGAGACTACAAACTATGCTAGAGAATTATTAGAGCAATCTGAAAACTTAAAAAGTATTATGACTTTCTTTAAAATGGATTAA